The Cryptomeria japonica chromosome 6, Sugi_1.0, whole genome shotgun sequence genomic interval AGCATGTGTTTGAGTTAACAGCATCATTGTTTTTGAACTAATTTGTAATTTTGTTATATATGATCTTTGTGGTAGACAACAATTCTGCCTTTTATGCTGATATTTGAAGAACATTGTGTTTTTTTCAGAAGTTTGCCTATTTTGTTTGAATTATTATGCTTTGATTCAGTAACATCTTGTCTGGTGACGTTTGAAATATTTAAAAAGGAGAATATCAATATGTTCTTCTCTTTTGGCACAGCAAAAATACTACAATACGCAATTTTCTTTTCATGTCCGGGCACATGGTGCACCTGCCACTGAACACAGGAAAAATGGTGTGCAAGTCATTCAGAATCTCTTATTTTGACCTCAAAATAAGAGCAAAAAAATAACTAGGTGATGAGTTGCAGACATGGTTAAATGCAGCTCATATGGAATAGAAATATTGTTATAATATTGTGGTTTGTTCAAATTAATATGTAAGAGCAAATTAAGAAACCTAATTTTTTAGCATACATTCAGTATATTGGTCAGGAATATTCTAAATTTTTGTTAGCGCCATATTGATTTGTCTTTAAAATTATGTTAATCTTTCTTAACAGACTAAACTGGACAAGATATATTTTTATTCTAGGAGATGCGTTTGGGTGTCCTCAGATCATTGGTTTTTATTGCAAATGGATGTGTCTGGGTAAATGAGGAAGCCGTTACTTATTCAATGTATTAATAATGcactaataatatattatatatttaatcaaCTATAACAAGCTATGGTAATAATGGTTGATACAAAGTGATTCATCCATATCTGGATTCATTCACTGCTTACataaatgaacaatttttaacaTTTATGAtttatcaaaatttccaaatttctTTGTGTTGGCAGAGAGTCCATATTGGGAGAATGTGATAACAACATTGTTAGTTACATAACAGTGTACTTTCCTGGCGTATTGTTAATGTGATACAATATTTGACTTGCCAGTATTTTTTCAATTTGCTTTTGTGAGCCCGACTTCTATTCATATATTCAAAAGTTTGCTGCAATAAATGCACAATGTGTAGATATTATTTAGCTTTTCCTTTACTTCAAGCTATTCATCTAGTTTAGTCTTATTAGGTCGAATACTGATTCCTTCTTGCAGCCAAGGGCATCTGTAACTTTCCCTGGTGGTGAAGTGAAATTGGTGGATGAAGCTCAAGAAGAGGGTCAAGCTTATTCTGTTCATGCTTTACTTGCAAAGAACTTTATGAATGGTCTGTGTAGTGCAGATTTTCAGGGTGAAAGCTTGAATTTGAAATATGCATACAAGGTAAACTGCAATGAGAAAATAGGCTGGTTTTGCATGGTCTATTCACTTTTAGAACTATTTGGGATCAAGCAAGaatatattttttcctttatttatttatcctGTGAAAGCATGTAGAAGATTTTAATTCAGAAATATTATGCAGGATAAAGAAATGACTCTCATACCTTCTATAAATTTGCCATCAAAAGATCTCACGTTTGCCTTTAAAAGACGGTTTAATCCCCTGAATAAATTAAGGTAAACTATACTTTCTTTGACTGAATTTTACATGCTTTAATCCCATATTGCAATGCTTACACTCTTCTTTGAAAGCATTTTTTCAATGGTAAAATCCGTATTATCTTTGTTTTCAAATATCTCAATGGATCAACTTTGATTACTCAAATATTAACCCATTTCGTTGGGAAATTTCAAATATTTGTAAGATTAAGAATCTACCTGGATCTGTTTGCAGCTACTTATATAATTTCAATTCAGCTGCATGGAGTGCTGTCTACAAACATAAACCTAATGATGCTTTTAAAATCAAAGTAGGTTATGATTCACACGTTCGAGTTGGATGGGCCTCAGCTTGGGTATGCATTCTCTACATATTTATATTTACAATTGTGAATCTCCTCTAAACTATGAGAACATGAAGAGGTGACAAATCCATCCACTAATTTACACAATTAAAGTAGGTTCTAACCTTCTATTTGTTACAGGTGGGCAAAGAGGAGGCAGGTGCTAAAAGTGCACCAGGAAAAGTCAAATTTCAGCTCATGTTGCAGGTTCCACAAGATGATATAGGATCATATGCAGTGCTATTCAGAGTGAAAAAAAGATGGGATTTCTAATTGTTTCAGCCTTGATTATTTGAAGTATGGGCTGCATTTTGGCATCTCTGTGTCACATTTTTCCTAACCCAAAATGCAAATTTATCTACTCACTTTTCCACAACAATGAAGAGCTGTTCATTTTTTCATTCTCTAATTTTTCCTAGTTTTTCCCTTTGGCAAGGTTAAGAACTTAAGAGCTTAATTTCCAACCTTGTACCATGAAGTTGAGGAATGGTTACCCTGCACATTACAAGTTGTGTACAAGCCCAATGCTTTCACTGTACTTCTGTGGGTAATACAAAATAAAATTCATAGCTATGATGGCACCAAATAAGAGACTTTGTGGTTACATTCCCATTCATTTGTCTACAATCTTTCCCAATTCAATCTTTTGCTGGGTGCCTCTTGCATACATTGCTGTTGACGTTTGGGTTTTGCATAGGTGgagagttaatggcattttggcCACTCTGTCACTTTCAAAATATTAAAAGATCACTGTGTCCTTGAAACAGCTATGACCTCTATTTTATCTTCACACATCATATTACCAAGTTGTTCTTGAGTATGctatattgttttttttatttctccTCTTTTTTTTATAACTTTTAGACCATTTTTTTGGCATTCGTGAAACATTTTGGACAAGTCAAAAGGTCCTCTAGGAAATGATGTTAGACAGCACGTCAAAGTTAAGCAGTGATATTAAACCGCATTTCTGCTACTTTTTCACAATAGTATTTTTCTGCAGCTTCAAATCTGCCAAATGCCTTAAATTCTCTACTTTTAAATTATTCCATACCAGGAGGAAGTCTTATTTGGTGTATTATCAAGGACATCTGTGTCAAGTATTTTTAGTTTGAGGAAAACTTTCGATGGGTCACTAACTAGGTTATAAAAAGAAAATATATTGGATTTGCCTATATGCCTGTGGTATATCCACCTGATTTGTCTGGGAAGTTCGAGGGAAGTGAGAATTTGTTCTgaaatcacttttttttttggtGTATTGAAAAATCCTGTAGAATGTAGATTTTGGATGTAGACACCATCCACCTGCAAAACACAGGTTTGATCAATTTCCTCTTACAAAGAATGTATTGCTGTTCCGCTTGAAAAGAAAATAGACCTAGATTTTATCTTCTGTATCTGTGAGATTTGTATCACATGCTCCATTATTCCtcattataaatttaaaataaagtcTAAATAGGATCTGTGACTAGCTGTCTTGATGTTATCATGAGCTGAATTGCTATTGCAGCAATTGATCACATAAAATCATCAGAGGATTTTAGTTTGTGATTGAATGATCACTTTTGAGCTAAAATAGCCAAAATTTACTCAAAACTTAAATTCTTTGTGAAGCAAATCAAGAAATATTAAATGGAATCGAATTAGAAACATTCAAAGTGTATAATGCATACACTTTGGGCATGGAAAATCAAAGTCTGGCTACCTTGTAATCTTGTACAAACCAGGCAAGAAAAGATGAATGTTTATAATAAACATGAGCAAAAAATAACACTAGAGGTTGGTCTAATGCAGATATCTTTTCATA includes:
- the LOC131064980 gene encoding outer envelope pore protein 37, chloroplastic → MAEVSTEAAPLPEVAVEPEKIGAIDVHPAKFGRDWRRKPAFKISTEFDSESKDIINKFSARLFDGLGKIKGSFQRDLNGKLQCPQLGLDTKYLSILYDHEDRNALFTASADLSNQFQLKLQGDAKAQQGELKLITKLCDSKYKAEVSYDVPSTRLPRASVTFPGGEVKLVDEAQEEGQAYSVHALLAKNFMNGLCSADFQGESLNLKYAYKDKEMTLIPSINLPSKDLTFAFKRRFNPLNKLSYLYNFNSAAWSAVYKHKPNDAFKIKVGYDSHVRVGWASAWVGKEEAGAKSAPGKVKFQLMLQVPQDDIGSYAVLFRVKKRWDF